TCACAGCCAACAAGGCGATCAATACCCCGGAGGACATGAGTAATCTGCGCATTCGCGTTCCCAATGCGCCGCTCTACATGATGTTCCCTCGCGCGGCGGGCGCCAACCCGACACCGATCGCCTTCGATGAGGTCTATCTGGCCCTGCAGCAAGGTGTCGTCGATGCCCAGGAAAACCCGCTGCCGACGATTCGTGCCAAGGCGTTCCATGAGGTGCAGGAGCACATCAACCTCACCGGCCACATCACCGACTCACTGATCACCATCGTTGGCGGGCCACGCTGGAATCAGCTCTCCGAAGAGGACCGCGAGATATTCCGCGAGGTCTTCCAGGAAGCCGCTCGCAACAATACCCAGGAGATCGTCCAGGCCGAGCAGGAGTTGATCGCCTGGTTCGAGGAGCAGGGCAATACCGTCAATCAGGTCGATCGCGCCCCGTTCCGCGAGGTCGTCGAGCCGCAGCACCTGGGCGATGCGGCCACCTGGGACGAGGAAACCTACGATCGGCTGCAGGCCATCGGTCAGTAACGTTTCCTCCATGAGTGAATCCTTCCCGCCTGCCATGTC
This DNA window, taken from Halomonas sp. TA22, encodes the following:
- a CDS encoding sialic acid TRAP transporter substrate-binding protein SiaP; amino-acid sequence: MQLMSQCQIARWVSATLLVAGVGLAGGAAAAENLRFAHVYETSEPFHQWALWAADEIEERTDGRYTMQVYAASSLGKEEDINEGLQLGTVDIIYTGTQFAGRFYGPIGIAGAAYMFRNFDHWQAYADSELFEEISQGYQGATGNVPLALNYYGERHVTANKAINTPEDMSNLRIRVPNAPLYMMFPRAAGANPTPIAFDEVYLALQQGVVDAQENPLPTIRAKAFHEVQEHINLTGHITDSLITIVGGPRWNQLSEEDREIFREVFQEAARNNTQEIVQAEQELIAWFEEQGNTVNQVDRAPFREVVEPQHLGDAATWDEETYDRLQAIGQ